Proteins encoded within one genomic window of Chitinophaga parva:
- a CDS encoding tetratricopeptide repeat-containing sensor histidine kinase, which yields MPKRLFILLICLAGIATPANSQDVDKKDSLLKVLATAKEDTMKVSAYLEIGNLYELDDFHAAGSYYWKAYQLSKKLNYKGGELKFISNYTYLLNVNGQFDSSLLLNKQAIQIAKSLNDNVALAKSWANTGNTFQYMDEYDSAVYCYEVSIKLFESSGDVVKMARIQDVLQNAYMKLGQSDKALKFGKAAVSILRTTDDLPSLGQALLNTANSFQSVGQTDSALTYYDEALAISRKINYKRLEALSLLDIGNIHFHQYNADSMKLYYQKSLGIFEQLGDFEGESNALRGIAHSYLLKKDFVAARNNIEKALVISDSLELLSEKYENLKSLSSVLYATHDIAGAERCLDSAQVIEDKFRGDEIQKKTLSIEKRFETEKKEARIKLQQIQLKRRTAVIYFLIAGAVALLVILLLSYRNYYHRKKLQQAKIDELEAEKQLTATEAVLKGEAQERTRLAKDLHDGLGGMLSGIKHSLGNMKENLIMTPDNAQAFERSIDMLDSSIKEMRRVAHNMMPEMLLKYGLDTALKEFCNDVTRSGAVHAHYQSLGLTNSLFDQTTAVTVYRIVQELVNNAIKHAAAKNILVQVHQSAAEKLLTITVEDDGKGFDTAVLQQAAGMGWKNIQSRVDFLKGKLDIRSSPGNGTSALIEIAV from the coding sequence ATGCCTAAAAGATTATTTATACTATTGATTTGCCTGGCCGGCATAGCCACCCCGGCAAATTCTCAGGATGTAGATAAAAAGGACAGCTTGCTGAAAGTGTTAGCTACTGCAAAGGAGGACACCATGAAGGTGTCTGCATACCTTGAAATTGGGAACCTTTATGAATTGGATGATTTTCATGCGGCCGGATCCTACTATTGGAAAGCCTATCAGCTTAGTAAGAAGTTGAACTACAAAGGTGGGGAGTTGAAATTTATTTCGAACTACACTTATCTTTTAAATGTCAATGGGCAATTTGATAGTTCGCTGCTGCTCAATAAACAGGCTATTCAGATAGCCAAATCGTTGAACGATAATGTAGCCCTTGCCAAATCATGGGCCAATACCGGGAATACCTTTCAATACATGGATGAATATGATAGTGCCGTGTATTGTTACGAAGTTTCCATTAAGCTTTTTGAATCATCAGGCGATGTAGTAAAGATGGCCAGGATACAGGATGTGCTTCAAAATGCTTACATGAAGCTGGGCCAAAGCGACAAGGCATTGAAATTTGGAAAGGCTGCGGTTAGTATCTTACGCACTACTGATGATCTACCCTCATTGGGGCAGGCATTGTTAAATACGGCAAATAGTTTTCAGTCCGTGGGGCAAACTGATTCTGCATTGACCTATTACGATGAAGCGTTGGCTATTTCCCGTAAAATAAATTATAAAAGACTGGAAGCACTCAGTTTGCTGGATATTGGCAATATTCATTTTCATCAGTATAATGCCGATAGTATGAAGCTGTACTATCAAAAATCTCTTGGGATCTTTGAGCAATTGGGCGACTTTGAAGGAGAATCCAATGCGCTGAGGGGTATAGCTCATTCTTACTTGCTGAAAAAGGATTTTGTAGCCGCGAGAAACAATATCGAAAAGGCCCTGGTAATTTCGGACAGCCTTGAATTGCTCTCTGAAAAGTACGAGAACCTGAAAAGCTTATCCAGTGTGTTGTATGCGACGCATGATATCGCAGGAGCCGAGCGTTGTTTGGACAGCGCCCAGGTGATCGAAGACAAATTTAGAGGCGATGAGATCCAAAAGAAAACGTTAAGCATTGAGAAGAGATTTGAAACCGAGAAAAAGGAAGCCCGGATCAAACTGCAACAAATACAGCTAAAACGAAGGACAGCCGTTATTTATTTTTTAATAGCAGGTGCAGTAGCGTTGCTGGTGATCCTTCTTTTATCTTACCGGAATTACTACCATCGTAAAAAATTGCAGCAGGCAAAAATTGATGAGCTGGAGGCGGAGAAGCAACTCACTGCTACAGAAGCTGTGCTGAAAGGCGAAGCGCAGGAACGCACCCGCCTGGCCAAAGACCTGCATGATGGACTGGGCGGAATGCTCAGTGGTATAAAACATTCATTGGGTAATATGAAAGAAAATCTGATCATGACACCTGATAATGCACAGGCGTTCGAAAGAAGCATAGATATGCTTGACAGCAGCATTAAAGAGATGCGGCGTGTGGCGCATAATATGATGCCTGAAATGCTGTTGAAATATGGATTGGATACCGCCTTAAAGGAATTTTGTAATGACGTTACCCGCAGCGGAGCCGTCCATGCGCATTATCAATCACTGGGTTTGACTAATAGCCTGTTCGATCAAACAACAGCTGTTACAGTGTACCGCATTGTACAGGAATTGGTGAATAACGCCATTAAACATGCTGCAGCTAAAAATATTTTGGTACAAGTGCATCAATCCGCAGCAGAAAAATTGTTGACCATTACAGTGGAAGATGATGGCAAAGGGTTTGATACAGCGGTCCTGCAACAAGCGGCCGGCATGGGCTGGAAAAATATTCAAAGCCGGGTAGACTTTCTAAAGGGAAAATTAGACATCCGGTCTTCGCCGGGGAATGGCACATCTGCTTTAATTGAGATCGCTGTTTAA
- a CDS encoding response regulator — protein MKTRVFIVDDHYMVIEGIRSLLQNEKDIEWMGHAMNAASCHAFLKQQQPDVILMDVNLPDVSGIELCKEVRHLFPSVFVLGLSTFNQRPVIQNMIDNGASGYILKNATKEELLEAIDAVMKGRSFLSFDAALSMKDSNDKLPLITRREKEILQLIAEGLTNAEVGEKLFISIATVNTHRKSLLEKFGAKNTAALISKASKRGIL, from the coding sequence ATGAAAACAAGGGTGTTTATAGTAGATGATCATTACATGGTAATAGAGGGCATCCGTTCCTTACTGCAAAATGAGAAGGATATCGAGTGGATGGGGCATGCTATGAATGCCGCATCCTGCCATGCCTTTTTAAAGCAACAGCAACCAGACGTTATACTGATGGATGTGAACCTGCCGGACGTGAGTGGCATTGAGCTCTGCAAAGAGGTCAGGCATCTTTTCCCATCTGTTTTTGTACTTGGCCTCAGCACATTTAACCAGCGGCCTGTTATTCAGAATATGATAGACAACGGGGCTTCCGGTTATATATTGAAAAACGCGACAAAAGAGGAGCTGCTGGAAGCAATAGATGCAGTGATGAAGGGAAGGAGTTTTTTGAGCTTTGATGCCGCGCTTTCCATGAAAGATTCAAACGATAAGCTTCCCCTGATCACCCGGCGCGAAAAGGAAATATTGCAACTCATCGCTGAAGGACTTACCAATGCTGAAGTTGGCGAAAAACTTTTTATCAGCATCGCTACGGTAAATACTCATCGCAAAAGCCTGCTGGAAAAGTTTGGGGCAAAAAATACCGCTGCATTAATCAGCAAGGCAAGTAAGCGCGGCATCCTGTAA
- a CDS encoding RagB/SusD family nutrient uptake outer membrane protein, with protein MKKIKLYTITLALGAGLLLPACKKFLNVVPSELVTSDQVWGNINNANGVLANMYSKMPGCLASGWTDEITAATDESFHHWGAGFYPIYYNNGAWNAANNPYDIWASSYQNIRQCNLFLENIDKVPVPQNQQDYYSKVIPRYKAEARVLRAMFYFDMFRRYGAIPVVTRSYDVSESGEMQMARAPLDSVVDFIVGECESAAQTLPTSYSDGDLGRITQGGALAVAARTLVYAASPLFNGNTLYKDIKNSDGTSLFPQAYDKGKWKRAADEAQKVIGLNLYKLNTIPGDPINSYARVFNTRNWDEVIVAKQQANSKNIENELLPYGGWFSGWGKYSILQEFVDAYEMNNGYPIKAPGSGYDATHFWTGDIFGADGYSETVHFDNISTMYKNRDPRFYATVTFQGSKWAIGHTANTPVWMSWWGNNGGQSQGWPKSTGTYPVSGYNPRKWIAPDVDMLNYWTSPDAQRNDPVIRLSEMYLIYAEAINEYNGGPTADAFAAINKVRERVNMPDLPVLADDNSLIGFRARVQNENRVEFAFESHRFWDVRRWLIGTTVDNGPVHGLNARPTTEELKATGYDVNSKEAGLAVFYKVVTIQTRVFQPKHYLFPIPQTELETNHKLVQNYGW; from the coding sequence ATGAAAAAAATAAAACTATATACCATCACACTGGCGCTTGGAGCAGGCTTGTTACTGCCCGCCTGTAAAAAGTTTTTGAACGTAGTGCCCTCTGAACTCGTCACCTCTGACCAGGTATGGGGCAACATCAACAATGCCAACGGTGTGCTGGCCAATATGTATTCTAAAATGCCTGGCTGCCTTGCCAGTGGCTGGACAGACGAGATCACCGCCGCCACCGATGAAAGTTTTCACCATTGGGGAGCCGGCTTTTATCCCATCTATTATAACAATGGCGCGTGGAATGCCGCTAACAATCCATACGATATCTGGGCCTCCAGCTACCAGAATATCCGCCAGTGTAACCTGTTCCTGGAAAACATTGATAAAGTGCCGGTACCTCAGAACCAACAGGACTACTATTCTAAAGTGATCCCCCGCTACAAAGCGGAGGCGCGTGTGCTGCGCGCGATGTTCTATTTTGATATGTTCCGCCGCTATGGTGCCATCCCGGTGGTGACCCGCTCTTATGACGTGTCCGAGTCCGGTGAAATGCAGATGGCACGTGCCCCGCTGGACTCCGTGGTTGATTTTATTGTTGGAGAATGCGAATCAGCCGCACAGACATTGCCCACGTCTTATTCAGACGGAGACCTGGGCCGTATTACACAAGGAGGAGCCCTGGCGGTGGCTGCACGCACCCTCGTTTATGCGGCCAGCCCGCTTTTCAATGGGAACACACTGTACAAGGATATCAAGAACAGTGACGGCACATCCCTTTTCCCACAGGCTTATGATAAAGGGAAATGGAAAAGAGCGGCCGATGAGGCGCAAAAAGTAATAGGCCTCAACCTCTATAAACTCAACACCATTCCCGGCGACCCTATCAACAGCTATGCCCGGGTATTCAACACCCGTAACTGGGATGAGGTGATCGTTGCCAAACAGCAGGCTAACAGCAAGAATATCGAAAACGAACTGCTGCCCTACGGCGGATGGTTCTCCGGCTGGGGCAAATACAGCATCCTGCAGGAATTTGTAGATGCTTACGAAATGAACAATGGTTATCCCATCAAAGCGCCTGGTTCCGGTTATGATGCCACGCATTTTTGGACCGGCGATATTTTCGGTGCGGACGGTTACAGCGAAACGGTGCATTTTGACAACATTTCCACCATGTATAAAAACCGTGATCCGCGGTTTTATGCCACGGTAACCTTCCAGGGAAGCAAGTGGGCCATAGGGCATACGGCCAATACGCCGGTGTGGATGTCGTGGTGGGGCAACAACGGGGGGCAATCCCAGGGCTGGCCCAAATCCACCGGCACCTACCCGGTTTCCGGGTACAATCCGCGCAAGTGGATCGCACCGGACGTGGATATGCTTAATTACTGGACCTCTCCGGATGCCCAGCGCAATGATCCGGTGATCCGTCTTTCAGAAATGTACCTGATCTATGCAGAGGCCATTAATGAATATAACGGGGGCCCTACCGCAGATGCGTTTGCGGCTATCAACAAGGTAAGGGAGCGGGTGAATATGCCGGACCTCCCGGTGCTTGCAGACGACAATTCATTAATCGGCTTCCGGGCACGTGTGCAAAATGAGAACCGGGTAGAATTTGCCTTTGAGTCCCACCGCTTCTGGGATGTGCGCCGCTGGCTCATTGGCACCACCGTGGATAACGGACCGGTACATGGCCTGAACGCCCGCCCCACCACGGAAGAGCTCAAAGCCACCGGCTACGACGTTAACAGTAAAGAGGCCGGCCTGGCAGTGTTCTACAAAGTGGTCACCATCCAGACCCGCGTATTCCAGCCAAAGCATTACCTGTTTCCCATTCCTCAAACGGAATTAGAGACCAACCATAAACTTGTTCAAAATTACGGTTGGTAA
- a CDS encoding SusC/RagA family TonB-linked outer membrane protein, giving the protein MNKRLSKLPPLLLLLLMCCFAHAQHARQAAIDTSAYVSGKVVTDKYLPIPGATIQLLGSKHAINTNNSGEFRLRRSKEDTAMQVSFIGFQTQVLPLGSNVTVVLKDAASDMNEVVVVAYGKQKKISVTGAIATVGTKELKQSPVANLSNALAGRLPGLVTVQTSGEPGYDGAALWIRGMATFTGSQSPLILVDGVERSFSGIDANEVESISILKDASSTAVYGVRGANGVILVTTKRGTNSKPQINFTLQDGIQEPTRLPQYLDSYDALSLYKQALINDGQNYAMYTDEYLNKFRDRSHPAYQYLYPNVDWLHTLLKPTSPMYSGNLNVSGGNNFVRYFTSISYLRQSGLYRYANLSDYDIQALNNKYNFRTNIDLNITKDLSMELNLGEIIYDNNYPNVSASALFADMQSIPPYLYPMQNPDGSVAYQSSKPYNPFGRLTQGGYQRNFENTLQATTGAKLDMPWITKGLSTRVRLSFDSYNYRNVTRAKSYYTYQWSIADDQATDLSQGTYTKITDGSNNLSYDVAANSNRRTQVEAYLNYERTFGKHAITAMALYQQQSFFDAIGSGDAINGLPYKYNGVVGRLTYNYAAKLFGEINFGYNGSENFPAGRRYDLFPAFSASYVISEEPYFKEHVRNINLLKLRASAGTVGNDKIGGQRFLYQSTWSLAGTGYQFGRNHDGSYFGGTVEDRTGNPAVTWEKANKYNLGLDAEFFGSALSFTGDVFYEDRKNILATPGTIPSMIGIVNLPYVNLGEVKNKGFEVSLEYRKHFARFGYFVKGNYSFNINKIIRMDEPSYEGHTYQRHTGRAIDDQYGYKALGFFSSQDDINKSPDQSSFGQIQPGDIKYEDINKDGVVNSMDQTYLGKRATPNQIMGLALGGDFKGFDVSVLFQGGFGGNTWFTGPRMWPFSGDAGVLSDIKGNYWTPEHLDAKYPRLSYAANQNNDQNSTLWLYNSNYVRLKNLEVGYTLPNRLSGHYGIRSLRVFANALNLYTWDKIKIFDPETPNDSGNYPQMRVFNFGLTLGL; this is encoded by the coding sequence ATGAATAAACGCTTATCTAAACTGCCTCCCTTATTGCTATTGCTGCTGATGTGCTGTTTTGCACACGCGCAGCATGCCCGGCAAGCTGCCATCGACACGTCTGCCTACGTAAGTGGCAAAGTTGTTACAGACAAATACCTGCCCATCCCAGGGGCTACTATCCAGTTGCTGGGTAGTAAACATGCGATCAACACCAATAACAGCGGGGAGTTCCGCCTGCGCCGCAGCAAAGAGGACACTGCCATGCAGGTCAGCTTCATTGGCTTCCAGACGCAGGTACTTCCTTTAGGCAGTAATGTTACCGTGGTCCTTAAAGACGCGGCCAGTGACATGAACGAAGTGGTAGTGGTTGCCTACGGTAAGCAAAAAAAGATCTCCGTAACGGGGGCTATTGCCACGGTAGGCACCAAGGAGCTGAAACAAAGTCCTGTAGCCAATTTGAGCAATGCCCTTGCCGGCCGCCTGCCCGGCCTGGTCACAGTGCAAACCAGCGGGGAACCGGGCTACGATGGTGCCGCGCTTTGGATACGTGGCATGGCCACCTTCACCGGCAGCCAGTCCCCGCTCATCCTGGTAGATGGCGTGGAACGCTCCTTTTCCGGTATTGATGCCAACGAAGTGGAAAGCATTTCCATCCTCAAAGACGCCTCCTCCACCGCCGTGTACGGGGTGCGTGGCGCCAACGGTGTGATACTGGTAACCACTAAACGGGGCACCAATTCAAAGCCCCAGATCAATTTCACCCTGCAGGATGGTATCCAGGAGCCCACACGGCTGCCCCAATACCTGGATTCTTATGATGCACTTTCGCTGTATAAACAGGCACTCATTAATGATGGGCAGAACTATGCCATGTACACAGATGAATACCTGAACAAGTTCCGCGACCGCAGCCACCCGGCCTACCAGTACCTGTACCCGAACGTAGACTGGCTGCATACCCTGCTGAAGCCAACATCCCCCATGTATTCCGGCAACCTGAATGTGAGTGGCGGCAATAACTTTGTACGTTATTTCACCTCCATTTCCTATCTGCGCCAGAGCGGCTTATACCGGTATGCTAACTTGTCTGACTACGATATCCAGGCGCTGAATAACAAGTATAACTTCCGCACCAATATTGACCTGAACATCACCAAAGATCTTTCCATGGAACTGAACCTGGGAGAGATCATTTATGATAACAACTATCCCAACGTATCTGCCTCCGCATTGTTTGCAGACATGCAGTCCATTCCGCCTTACCTGTATCCCATGCAGAACCCCGATGGTAGTGTGGCTTACCAGTCGTCCAAGCCGTACAACCCCTTTGGGAGGCTTACCCAGGGCGGCTACCAGCGCAATTTTGAAAATACCCTGCAGGCTACTACCGGCGCAAAACTGGATATGCCCTGGATCACCAAAGGCCTGAGCACCCGTGTGCGCCTGTCTTTTGACTCTTATAATTACCGCAACGTAACCAGGGCCAAGTCTTACTACACCTACCAATGGTCCATTGCCGACGACCAGGCTACAGACCTTTCACAAGGCACCTACACCAAGATCACAGACGGTTCCAATAACCTGAGCTACGATGTGGCAGCCAACAGTAACCGCAGGACCCAGGTGGAAGCCTACCTGAACTACGAGCGCACCTTTGGTAAACACGCGATCACCGCGATGGCCCTGTACCAGCAACAAAGCTTCTTTGATGCCATTGGTTCCGGCGACGCCATTAACGGGCTGCCCTACAAATACAATGGCGTTGTAGGCCGCCTCACGTACAATTACGCGGCAAAGCTGTTTGGCGAGATCAATTTTGGTTACAACGGTTCTGAGAATTTCCCCGCCGGCCGCCGCTACGACCTGTTCCCCGCTTTCTCGGCCAGCTACGTGATCAGCGAGGAGCCTTATTTCAAAGAGCATGTGCGTAATATCAACCTGCTGAAGCTGCGCGCTTCGGCGGGCACTGTGGGCAATGATAAAATTGGCGGACAACGTTTCCTGTACCAGAGTACCTGGAGCCTGGCGGGAACTGGCTACCAGTTTGGCCGCAATCATGACGGTTCTTATTTTGGCGGCACCGTGGAAGACCGCACCGGCAACCCCGCGGTAACCTGGGAAAAGGCCAACAAATACAACCTGGGCCTGGACGCTGAATTTTTTGGAAGCGCCCTGTCATTCACCGGCGACGTGTTTTACGAAGACCGGAAAAACATCCTGGCCACCCCGGGCACCATCCCCAGCATGATCGGTATTGTGAACCTGCCTTATGTTAATCTTGGTGAGGTAAAGAACAAGGGCTTTGAAGTATCGCTGGAATACCGGAAACACTTTGCCAGGTTCGGCTATTTCGTGAAGGGAAACTATTCCTTCAATATCAACAAGATCATCCGGATGGATGAACCTTCTTACGAGGGTCATACCTACCAGCGCCACACCGGCCGCGCCATAGACGACCAGTATGGTTATAAGGCACTGGGCTTTTTCAGTTCACAGGATGACATCAACAAAAGCCCTGACCAGTCTTCCTTTGGGCAGATACAGCCGGGCGATATCAAGTATGAAGACATTAACAAAGATGGAGTGGTTAATTCCATGGACCAGACTTACCTGGGCAAGCGGGCAACGCCCAACCAGATCATGGGCCTGGCCCTGGGTGGTGATTTCAAAGGGTTTGACGTCAGTGTACTGTTCCAGGGAGGCTTTGGCGGCAATACCTGGTTCACCGGGCCGCGCATGTGGCCCTTCTCCGGCGACGCCGGCGTACTGTCTGACATCAAGGGCAACTACTGGACACCGGAACACCTGGATGCAAAATACCCCCGCCTTTCTTACGCCGCTAACCAGAACAATGACCAGAACTCCACCCTCTGGCTGTATAACTCAAACTATGTGCGCTTAAAAAACCTGGAAGTGGGCTATACGCTGCCCAACAGGCTTTCGGGGCATTACGGCATCCGCAGCCTGCGTGTGTTTGCCAATGCGTTGAACCTCTACACCTGGGATAAGATCAAAATCTTTGACCCCGAAACACCCAACGATTCCGGCAACTACCCGCAGATGCGCGTATTCAACTTCGGCCTCACCCTTGGTTTATAA
- a CDS encoding glycosyl hydrolase family 18 protein — protein sequence MKKMTPAGWLVALCTLLFFASCKKDLVTDPRTATAARAVSAADFKVIGYLPTWSGTVSAIQFSKLTHINYAFLIPTTSGGYQAVEDAAKLTSLVSSAHANGVKVLISVGGGGGGDAFHTIVASASLRTAFVNNMVTFCNQYNLDGVDIDWEYPSDGTEANNFATMMAALYTAMHNGGRLCSAAVIAYGGTSITNAVFSAVDYLQIMAYDENNFQHSTYDLAVQSLNYWIGRGLPASKAILGVPFYARDNRYDYATKNYNELLAMGASPNADVFQTYGYNGIPTIKSKTSLAMSTAGGIMAWELSGDEGTGANSLVSAIHDVVTGGTTHPTNPPIGQTITLKGSNGLYVSSKNGTAPMICNVSTLGSWENFTVVDAGGGKIALRGSNGLYVSSENGTAPINCNRTTVQDWEKFDWVVNSAGRVAFRGNNGKFISSENGTQSMTCTRDTAQDWEYFGINQ from the coding sequence ATGAAAAAAATGACACCCGCAGGCTGGCTTGTTGCGCTCTGCACCCTGCTCTTCTTTGCTTCCTGTAAGAAAGACCTCGTTACTGATCCCAGAACCGCCACTGCCGCAAGAGCCGTATCTGCAGCAGATTTCAAGGTGATAGGCTACCTGCCTACCTGGTCTGGCACTGTAAGCGCCATCCAGTTTTCCAAGCTTACGCATATCAACTATGCTTTCCTCATTCCCACCACCAGTGGCGGGTACCAGGCCGTGGAAGATGCAGCCAAGCTGACCAGCCTTGTATCTTCCGCTCACGCCAATGGCGTGAAGGTGCTGATCTCCGTAGGTGGCGGTGGCGGCGGAGATGCCTTTCATACCATTGTGGCCAGTGCTTCGCTGCGCACCGCGTTTGTAAACAACATGGTGACCTTCTGTAACCAGTACAACCTGGATGGAGTGGACATTGACTGGGAATATCCCAGCGATGGCACGGAGGCGAATAATTTTGCCACGATGATGGCAGCGCTTTACACGGCCATGCACAATGGAGGCCGCCTCTGCTCTGCAGCGGTGATCGCCTACGGAGGCACCTCTATTACCAATGCGGTATTCAGTGCGGTAGACTACCTGCAGATCATGGCCTATGACGAGAACAATTTTCAGCATTCCACGTACGACCTGGCCGTGCAAAGCCTCAACTACTGGATAGGCCGCGGCCTGCCGGCTTCCAAAGCCATCCTGGGCGTGCCTTTCTACGCACGTGACAACCGGTATGACTATGCCACCAAGAACTACAACGAATTGCTGGCCATGGGCGCCAGTCCCAATGCAGACGTGTTCCAGACCTACGGTTACAATGGCATTCCCACTATTAAATCAAAAACATCACTGGCCATGTCTACCGCCGGCGGCATTATGGCCTGGGAACTGAGCGGGGATGAAGGCACCGGCGCTAACTCCCTGGTATCGGCCATCCATGATGTGGTAACCGGGGGCACTACCCATCCCACTAACCCGCCCATCGGCCAGACCATTACGCTCAAAGGCAGCAATGGATTGTATGTGAGCAGCAAGAATGGCACCGCGCCCATGATCTGTAATGTAAGTACCCTGGGTAGCTGGGAAAACTTTACCGTGGTAGATGCCGGCGGCGGTAAGATAGCCCTGCGCGGTAGCAACGGCCTGTATGTGAGCAGCGAGAACGGCACGGCCCCGATCAATTGCAACCGCACCACGGTGCAGGATTGGGAAAAATTTGACTGGGTGGTGAATAGTGCCGGCCGCGTAGCATTCCGTGGTAACAACGGCAAATTCATTTCCTCTGAAAATGGTACACAGAGCATGACCTGCACCCGTGACACTGCACAGGACTGGGAGTATTTCGGTATTAATCAATAA
- a CDS encoding acyl-CoA dehydrogenase family protein, with protein sequence MTHPSGLLPATFIDTIRTHAAAAEALRQLHPAQLDLLYQQQWLKAAVPAAYGGLEYSLPQLVALEEAMGWADGSMGWVFTLCAGAGWFGGFMDPAFAMEIFADPQVCLAGSGAITGTAIRENNGYRVQGSWQYASGVKHATVFTANCQLAGTEEVLTFAFLRSEVTLQPTWHTMGMVATGSDSFAVDDVWTPESRLFKIDAGAARISSPLYHFPFLQLAEATLAANIAGMAIHFLDVAAEHLQAKARATRVQHQLMQQVRHQATTLLDQERQALHHSVAAAWEACVAARIVPEALRTAISRHSRSLARVALHQVDMVYPYCGMAAANPETEINRVWRDLHTASQHALLTFDA encoded by the coding sequence ATGACACACCCATCCGGGCTGCTACCGGCCACCTTTATTGATACCATACGCACTCATGCCGCCGCGGCAGAGGCCCTGCGGCAACTGCACCCTGCACAACTGGACCTGCTTTACCAGCAGCAGTGGCTGAAAGCTGCCGTACCGGCTGCATACGGCGGCCTGGAATATTCCCTGCCACAGCTGGTAGCACTGGAAGAGGCCATGGGCTGGGCTGATGGCAGTATGGGCTGGGTATTTACCCTTTGTGCGGGTGCAGGCTGGTTTGGTGGTTTTATGGACCCGGCCTTTGCCATGGAAATATTTGCAGACCCGCAGGTATGCCTGGCCGGTAGTGGCGCTATAACTGGAACGGCTATACGGGAAAACAACGGCTACCGGGTGCAGGGCAGCTGGCAGTACGCCAGCGGGGTAAAACATGCTACGGTATTCACCGCAAACTGCCAGCTGGCGGGCACAGAGGAGGTGCTTACCTTTGCCTTCCTGCGCAGTGAAGTAACCCTGCAACCCACCTGGCATACCATGGGCATGGTGGCCACCGGCAGCGATTCGTTTGCTGTGGATGATGTATGGACCCCGGAAAGCCGGCTTTTTAAAATAGATGCAGGCGCCGCACGGATAAGCAGCCCACTCTATCACTTTCCCTTTTTACAACTGGCAGAAGCCACGCTGGCAGCCAATATTGCCGGCATGGCCATTCATTTCCTGGACGTCGCGGCGGAGCACCTGCAAGCCAAGGCCCGCGCCACCCGGGTACAGCACCAGCTTATGCAGCAGGTGCGGCACCAGGCCACTACCCTGCTGGATCAGGAGCGCCAAGCACTGCACCACAGTGTAGCCGCTGCCTGGGAAGCTTGTGTGGCAGCGCGGATAGTACCGGAAGCTTTGCGGACTGCCATCAGCCGGCATAGTCGCTCCCTGGCGCGGGTAGCGCTGCACCAGGTGGATATGGTGTATCCCTATTGTGGCATGGCAGCGGCCAACCCGGAAACGGAGATCAACCGCGTGTGGCGCGACCTGCATACGGCCAGCCAGCATGCCCTGCTCACCTTTGATGCATGA
- a CDS encoding helix-turn-helix transcriptional regulator codes for MNRIDRLTAILVHLQSKKIVKAAEIADRFSMSLRTVYRDVKALQEAGVPIGAEAGTGYYIVDGYHLPPVMFSEQEAAALLTGEKMMEQFGDESIRQQFTSAMQKIRAVLRGKDKDFLENLEAQIAVLKPANPQQDDFPNRFLTPLQQAIARQQVVQLDYSTVMESNESRRAVEPIGLFLSQHRWHLIAWCRLRQDYRDFRADRIKSMRVLEETFTRESRMSLQEYLEAQKSQPDDMQHLVIVHMRKDVAQHMQTIKLHHGLLTEAPIEDGFEMTFLVGCLDHFAGWMMTCGRGVKIISPVELTQLVRKRVAELQEHHGMA; via the coding sequence ATGAATCGTATAGACCGGCTTACAGCCATCCTGGTACACCTCCAGAGTAAAAAGATCGTGAAGGCCGCAGAGATAGCAGACCGGTTCAGCATGAGCCTGCGTACGGTGTACCGTGATGTGAAGGCCTTGCAGGAAGCTGGCGTGCCCATTGGTGCGGAAGCAGGCACAGGCTATTACATCGTGGACGGCTATCACTTACCGCCCGTTATGTTCAGCGAGCAGGAAGCCGCCGCACTGCTTACAGGTGAAAAAATGATGGAGCAGTTTGGCGATGAAAGTATACGCCAGCAGTTCACCTCTGCCATGCAAAAGATACGTGCCGTGCTGCGGGGCAAGGACAAGGATTTCCTGGAAAACCTGGAAGCCCAGATTGCCGTACTGAAGCCCGCAAACCCGCAGCAGGACGATTTCCCCAACCGCTTTCTGACACCGCTGCAACAAGCCATCGCACGCCAGCAGGTGGTACAACTGGATTACAGCACCGTGATGGAAAGCAACGAAAGCCGCCGCGCCGTAGAGCCCATCGGCCTTTTCCTGAGCCAGCACCGCTGGCACCTCATTGCCTGGTGCCGCCTGCGCCAGGACTACCGCGATTTCCGGGCAGACCGTATCAAGAGCATGCGGGTGCTGGAAGAAACCTTCACCCGCGAAAGCCGCATGTCCCTGCAGGAATACCTGGAGGCGCAAAAGAGCCAGCCGGATGACATGCAACACCTGGTGATCGTCCACATGCGCAAGGATGTGGCCCAGCACATGCAAACTATAAAGCTGCACCATGGCCTGCTCACAGAAGCGCCCATTGAAGATGGTTTTGAAATGACCTTCCTGGTAGGCTGCCTGGATCACTTTGCCGGCTGGATGATGACCTGTGGCAGGGGCGTAAAGATCATCAGCCCGGTAGAGCTTACCCAGTTGGTGCGCAAGCGGGTAGCGGAGCTACAGGAGCATCACGGCATGGCCTGA